ACAACCACTGACGCGCTCGAGGCAAGAGTTACCCAAAACCCGTTGGTGGCGGCAAGCCCATTATTATTATTACTATTACACACCCTGTTATTACCGGATGTACGATACCGTGTCTGGGCGGGAATCGTCATTCCAGCCATTAGCCTAAATGGATTATCGTCCGCACTCTCTCTACGCACACCAAGGCTTACAACAGTTCCATACCTACTCATTTTGATATCGTTGTCACTCCCTCCGTAGACTTGGGGATCGCGCGGATCAGCCCTTGCCCTATCAAAATCAGCAGCCGGCCACAGGCCTTTGTTAGTATCATTTCCTACAGCCAGGCTCCATGGGTCATAGGTGAGACTTGGATCGTAATAACCTGAGTTATATGCTGACGACTTTGCAAAACCGAATTGATCCAGCGGCGGAATAGCTACACCCGGATCGTATGACGAGTTGTAATTAGGGAACGGAAAGAGATAAAGATAGCAATCGCTGTAATTAAGCGTATTTCTTCCACTTTGATATTGACAACTCTCACCAACCTCGGAAAATACACCGGCAGAACTAAAGAAACTCGTACCACTCCAACGCAAACGCCCATCCCCACCCTTGAAGATGCGCTCGAACGTCATCGAATTCGAATCGTCCACTGCCATGATAAACGCAGGCGGAACAGATGTTGCGTTATTCAGCGGAGACTGCGCCAAAGCACCCTGCCCCTGCGCGGCGATCAGGCTATAGACGAAGTAACCGCCCGCAGCGACCAAGACAATCGCAGAAGCAACAACGGTTCGAAAAATGCGACGCGACATGTCGGCGGCCTCAGAGCTTGAAGATGGTATCGATCGATGCAGACGACGAAGCATCTGTCGCAGCATCGTTTGCGAATGTGGTGATTTGGTAAACCGGAGTTACGGGATCGAGTGGCTCGCCCATCGCAAGCGACCCGCCACCGATGATGCAAGAGTCGATGCGTCGCACGTTGACCGCCTCCTTCATCGCTGTCGCCTTACTACGCCCCCATGCGACTGGATCGAAGGCAGCATCGCAGTTCTGCTGAATATCGGTATCTACCAAAGGAGCGCCAGTTGGCGCGTCCGTACGGTTTGCAATGGCTTCAATGGCACGTTCGCTCCGCCGCGTTACGCCTTCGGCATTCTGGAATGCGATATTTGTCGCCAGATAATTGGATGCCATTTTTTCCTGCATCCCCGCTACCTGCATACCGGCAATACCGATTAGTGCCAATAAGATCAGCATGATCAACGCGACGTAGAGCACCGCGCCGCGGGGGCGGGCGGGCATCGGACGCAAACGACTGGATGCATTCATGAGTCAATTTCCGAATAGGCGATTGCGCAACGCGATGGTGGACTCGTAAGTCAGTCTAAGGCGCCCATCTGCTTGGGTAGGCGGTGCGAAAGACACTCCTAGTACACTGGAGTTACGCAGCGCGTTGGCAGGCTTTTCCGCCGTGGAGGGTGTGGGACTACGTGCTAGCAAGCCGACCTGGACCTGTCCGACACGTCTCCACTGCGCAGCAGCCGCAACGTCCGTCCCTGTAGAGACATCGCTTGCGATTGCCTGGGTATTGATATTACCCAGCGGCGGAGATGTCTTTGACATGTTTGCAGTCTGGTCGAGGCCGAACAACAACTGCATATTTTCGATACCTTCGACCAACTCCTCCGGAGTACCGTAATCGTCCACACCGTTGGAGCGTGCACGCATCAATGCCGGCTCGCCTGAGGCTGCTGAAGTTCCTACATAATAAACGAGCGATTCTGCTCGATAAATCAATGCCTGGCCACTAGGCCTGGTGGAATAGTTAGATAAATTCGTACCGTTCGCCGTGACCTTGCCGCTGGCGTAGGTACCCTTGAACACCGTTGCATGACTACAATCTGCGATGCCAAACACGTTTGGCGCGGTTTGGCCGCCCTCTGTCAAACGCAAGCCGGCGTCGGCATTAAACCCCACCACGCTGGTGCTACCCGACGTCAACGCGGTAATCGGCACACTCTCTGGCGCCAGGTAACGCAACACCAGAATATCGCTGCCACCACGAGGATTGAGCTTGGAGATTGCCGCAGGCAGGCCCGTCGGCACCGACCAAGTGGTTCCGATTGTCAGGCTGGCTGGCGGCTTCGTATTTGGTGCCTCGTAGCCTTGGACGCTGACACTGAAGTCCAGCGGGTGACCAGAGCCGCTTGCAGCGCCTGTGGTGACTATCGGATCACCCTCGCCGCGAACGAAATGCGCTTGGTCATTGACACAGCCAAAGTGCCCTGCCATACGAATATCACGCTGCAGAAATTCCAAGGCAAAACGCCCGTTCTCCTGAGCACGCGCGCTCCCTTCGGCAAGCATTGAAGCAGTACGCGACGCCGAGAAAACCTGGATCACCCCAAGCATCAATACCAGACCGATCACCATTGCGATCATCATCTCAATCAGACTGATGCCGGCGATATCGTACCTAGATAGAGGGCGGCGCGTCATAGCTGAGATACCAGAGTGAATGTAGTACGTGCGTCAGGATTGCTCGCATCCCAGCGCTGGTCTCCCCAACTTATGCCGACGGTAACCTGGCCATTAGTATTGAGAACGGTGGCACTGGCACCCTCACCTAGTGACTGCACCACCTGGCACTTCCAGCGGTTGATGTTGCCGGTGATGGTCAGGTTATTCCCAAGCGGCCGACTGCAACTGGCGGTGGTCACCGTATTGGCTGAAAACGTGGCGTCGGTATACCAGGCCGACTGAAAGCGATTGCTACGCATCTGGTCCAGCAAGTCGTACGCCAGATTGGTAGCCTGGGTACGGTAGTTAGCACTCTGCACAAAGCGGACGTTAGCCGTCTGCAACAGTGCGAATCCGAGCAAACCGAACGCAAGCACGATGATGGTGATCAGTACTTCGAGAAGACTGAAACCATCAGATCGGGAGCGCGACGTGCAGGGTCGCCGTTGAATCATTGACAGGCACCTTTTTGAGAAGTGATCTGACCAGCGCCATTGACTGCCAGCGTGCGGCGCAGCGCCTGCCCGTCGCATACAGTCGGTTGGAGCGTGATCTGCTGATTAGTGGAAGCAACCCTGCGCCCGCGCCCGTCAAATGCGATTGCGGTGCCGGATGGCCCGGAATTCGTCAACGACCGATCTATCGAGACAAAGCGCAACACCGTGTCGCCGCTCTTGAAGGCTCCATCGCCGTCCGTGTCTGCCCAGGCAAGCATGCCGCTTCCCCAATTGTTGTCACATGCTGTTCCCGATGCGCTACCGCAGACACCTCCGCCCCGGCGATTGCGTATCGCTTCACTTCGTGCAAGTGATAACAGCCCTAAAGTCTCGTTGGCACTGCTCGCTACACGATTGGATCGGATGACTCCACGGAAGCTGGGAAACGCAATCGTAAGCAGGATCGCCAACACGACGATCGTGATCATGAGTTCCACAAGTGTGAAGCCGGCAGATCGGCGAAATGACATTGAACGCTCCCCAGCGTGACCTGTCCAAGATGCCCCGACGCCCCCTCAGCTACAAGCCTTGAGGGGACGAACGGTCGTTTTAGGGTTACTGGCGTAAGCGCTTAGGTCCGAAACCAGCAACAGCCGCAAGCCCACCTGCTCCCTGGCCCCACTACGTCACCACCCGATAACAAGGCCGGTAATCGCCCGAGATCTTCATCCGGCGCTGGTCGACGAAGCCGCGCAGCAGCTCGTCCAGGGCCTGCATGATGTCCGGGTCGCCGTGGATCTCGAACGGGCCGAACTCTTCGATGCGGCGCATGCCATCTTCCTTGACGTTACCGGCGACGATGCCGGAGAACGCGCGGCGCAGGTCCGCCGCCAGGGCGGGCGCCGGGCGGCCGTGGTGCAGGTCCAGCGCGGCCATGGCTTCGTGGCTGGGCACGAACGGCTGCTGATACTCCAGCGGGATGTGCACCGACCAGTTGAAGTAATAGGAGTCCTTCTGGTCCTTGCGGTGCGCGCGCACCTCATGGATGCCTTCGGCCATGCGGCGTGCCACGGCGACCGGGTCGCCGACGATGATCTCGTAGCGCGAGGCCGCCGCGTCGCCCAGGGTCAGGCGGATGAAGCGGTCGATCTGCTCGAAGTACGGCGCGGCGATGGTCGGGCCGGTGAGGATCAACGGGAACGGCAGGCTGGCATTTTCCTCGCGTAGCAGGATGCCGAGCAGGTACAGGATCTCTTCGGCCGTGCCGACACCGCCCGGGAATACCAGGATGCCATGGCCGATGCGTACGAAAGCTTCGAGGCGCTTTTCGATGTCCGGCATGATCACCAGATGATTGACGATCGGGTTCGGCGACTCGGCCGCGATGATGCCCGGCTCGGTCACGCCGATATAGCGAGTACTGTGCTTGCGCTGTTTGGCATGCGCGATCGTTGCGCCCTTCATCGGCCCCTTCATCGCACCCGGGCCGCAGCCGGTGCAGATGTCCAGGCCACGCAGGCCGAGCTCATAGCCCACCTGCTTGGTGTAGAGATACTCGTCGCGCGAGATGGAATGGCCGCCCCAGCACACGACCAGATTCGGGTCGGACGGCTGCAGGATGCGCGCGTTGCGCAGCTGGCCGAACACTGCGTTGGTGATGCCTTCGCTGGTGTCCAGATCGCCGCGCTGCGCTTCGAGCTCGATGGCCATGTAGGCCAGGTCGCGGACCACGGCGAACAACAGCTCCGCCACGCCGCGAATGATCTCGCCATCCACGAACGCCATGGCCGGGGCATTGATCAGGTCGATACGAATGCCGCGGTCCTGCTGGTTCACCTGGATGTCGAAATCCGGATACAAGTCGCGTGCGGCGCGCGGGTCGTCCGAGGCGCTACCGCTGGTGAGCACGGCCAGTGCGCAACGGCGCAACAACTCGTGCATGCCACCACTGGAGGCGTCACGTAGCCGGGCCACTTCCGCCTTGGACAGCACGTCCAGGCCACCACGCGGATAGATCCGCGCATCCACTACCGGCAGCGCCCGCGCCGCCGTACTGCTGAGTTCCATAGCTTGCTCCTGTCGTCTGCGCAGGACTTTAGCGCACTCACCCGCCCAAAAGAAAACGGCCGGGTTACCCCGGCCGTTTCCGCAACACATGCCACGCTAACCGCGATCAGAACTGGTAGCGGAAGCCCAGCTGCAGCGCCCAACGGGAGATGCCGCGATCGTCGTAGACCGTGGATTGGTCCGGCGTATTGAAGCGGTACACGTACTTGCCAGTGGCCGCATCGACACCGCCGTATTCCACCACGCCACGCATGCCCGGGAAGCCATACTCCTCGACACGGCCCCACTTCTTGTTGAGCAGGTTGCCTACGTTCATGACGTCAAGCCAGACAGAGGCCTTGTTGTCCTTGAAGAAACCCGGAATTTCCTGCTCGATGTGCAGGTCGAACTGGTTGATCCAGGAGTTACGTGCGCCATTGCGTTCGGCAACTTGGCCACGACGGGCGGCCAGATACTCGTTGCCTTCGATGTAGTTCCAGAACGCCTGTTCTTCCCGAGCGGTACCGAACAGCACATCGCCACGGCCGGCCGGGATATACAACAGGTCGTTCAAGCGACCATCGCCATTGGCGTCGTTGTCGAACGCATAGCTATACGGGCGACCATTGCGACCTTGGTAGATCAGGCCCAGCTTGGTCTCGTAGTCGCCGAAGAACGCATGCTTCCAGTTCAACGTGCCGAGGATGCTGTTCTTCACTTCGTACGCGGCGGTCGAGGCGACGTTTTCGTTGGCCTGGAATACCGCGTTGTTGCCCAGCTGCGAACCCGAGGTCGAACTGGTCAGGCCGCTGACTTCGTCGGCATCGGTATAGGTGTAATACAGGCCCCACGACCAGTCGCCGCCGTTGAAGGGTTTGTTCAGGCCGACGGTAAAGCTCTCGCTGCCGCCCTTATCGGTGGGGCGCGCGATGATGGCATCGTTGAAGCGCGGATCGCGCGAGCCGCGTGCATCGACCACGGATGCAGTGCCACGCACACAAGCAGCCGGGGCGCCTGCACCGGTCGGGTTACGGCCATCATCCAGCCAGCAGGCCGGGTTCAAGCCGGCGGTATTCCAGTAAAGATTACGACCATCCTGGCCCACGCGACTGGTATTGCCAAGATTGAGCTGCTGGTAGTAGATCGCCTCATTGACCTTGGTCACCACCGCCTCGGCAGATGCCACAATGCCGTACCAGGGCAGCTCGGTATCGAATGCCAGGTTGGCCTTCCATACCGACGGCTGACCCAGCTTGCTGTCGACGAAATCGACGGACTGTGTGGCGCCATTCACCGAACCATTACCGGTCGGCTGGTTATTGATGTCTGGCGTGAAGCGAATGCCATTGGCGTTGACCAGCGCCTGGCTGGAGAAGTTGTAATCCGTGTAAGCCAGACCAGTGTTGGAGTACGGATTAGACAACCACACGGTTGCCGCGGCGCCCTGGAACAGGCCCACGCCACCACGCAGCTGGGTGGGGCGATCGCTGTCGAAGGTGTAATTGAAACCGAAGCGCGGCTCAAATAGGCCGTTTCCGTCGATGGTCTGGTCATTACGGAAGCCGAACAGAGTCGAGGCGGTTGCGTTGTAGGCAGGGCTGTTCTTGACCATCGGCTCGTCGTAACGCACGCCGAACGTCAGCGTCAGGTTGTTGTTGACGGCCCAGGTATCCTGCAAAAACACGCCGACGTTACGCATGCCCCAATCTGCGGCGATGTCGTCGATGTTGCCGCTATTGGAGCGCGAGTAACGGTAGTTCAGCGGGCGATTGGCCGCATAGTCGGCAATCGAGTTAAACGTGTAAGAACCGAAGACACGTTGACCGAACAGATTGAACAGGTCGTTGTCTTCGTAGTCGAAGCCGAACTTGACGGTGTGGTCGTTCAAGAACAGCGTGCCTGCGAAGAACGCATTCCAGGTTTCGGTCCGCAGCTCATTGGCCTGGGTGCTCTGCTCGGTACCCAGGTTAACGGTATTGTTACCGATCCGCACGGCGATGGCGGGCAGCTGCGATGCAGCGGTACGCACGGCCGAATAATCGCGGTAGGACACCTTGGCTTCGGTGGAGAACGTATCGGTCCAATCGCTGAACAACTGCGCCGTATAGGTCTTGAGGCTGAAGTCGCGAACGTAATGGAACGAGTTCAGCGACAGCGCCTGATTGCCGAAGCCGTTGAGGTTGGCCGTGCTCTGCTCGCTCTCGCCATAGCGAAGCGAGGCGCGGTGCTTGTCGGAGATGTTCCAGTCGAGCTTGAAGCCTTTCTCTTCGGATTCCGAATCCAGAGCCGGCAGCGCCAACGTTCCCGGATCAAACCCGTAGGTGTTGCGCGAGATGTCGATGATTTGATCGACCTGCGCCTGCGAGATCGGAACGATATTACTTGCACCCGAGCCGGTCGGACCATAGCCGGAGGCGCCGGTGAAGACGCCCTTGCCCTTGTACTTCTCGTAGTTGGCGAAGAAGAACAGCTTGTCCTTGATGACCGGGCCGCCCAGGGTCAGCCCGTAGGTGGCCTCGTTATCGAACAGCTGCGGACGAATGTCGTTCTGATTCTTGCCCGACCAGTCATTCTCACGGTAGGTGCCGTAGACCGACCCGTGGAATTCATTGGTACCGGACTTGGTGACCGCGTTGATCACGCCGCCGGTAGCGCCGGTGATGGTGACGTCGTAATTGGCGACGTCGACGGAGATTTCGTCGATGACGTCCATCGAGAACGGCTGGCGCGGCGTCGGCAACCCATTGGATTCCAGGCCGAACGCATCGTTGGTGCTGATGCCGTCCACGCGGATCAGGTTGAAGCGCGGGTTCTGGCCACCGACCGAGATCTCGTTACGTGCTTTGTCGGTCTGCGCCACGCGCGGATCCAGACGTACATAGTCCTGCAGGTTACGGTTGATCGACGGCAGCGATTCGATCTGCTCGCGGGTCACGTTGGTGCCGGTGCCCATCTTGTTGGCGCTGAACAGCGCCGAGCCGTAATCGCCACCGATGGCCTGCACCGCGCCCAGCGTCGTCACATCACCGCCCAGCGAAGCATCGACGCTGTTGACCTGATTGAGGTTCAGGTACACGCCTTCTTCGGTCTTGGTGCCTTCGCCGGACTTGGTGATGGTGATGGTGTAAGGGCCACCCACACGCAGGCCGCGCGCGTTGTAGCGTCCGCTGGCATCGGTGGTGGTACGGCTGACCGTTCCAGACTCCACGTGGGTGATCGTGACTTCGGCATTCGGAACCGGCTGACCGCCGCTGCTGGTAACCAGGCCA
The window above is part of the Xanthomonas cassavae CFBP 4642 genome. Proteins encoded here:
- a CDS encoding PilW family protein, with product MTRRPLSRYDIAGISLIEMMIAMVIGLVLMLGVIQVFSASRTASMLAEGSARAQENGRFALEFLQRDIRMAGHFGCVNDQAHFVRGEGDPIVTTGAASGSGHPLDFSVSVQGYEAPNTKPPASLTIGTTWSVPTGLPAAISKLNPRGGSDILVLRYLAPESVPITALTSGSTSVVGFNADAGLRLTEGGQTAPNVFGIADCSHATVFKGTYASGKVTANGTNLSNYSTRPSGQALIYRAESLVYYVGTSAASGEPALMRARSNGVDDYGTPEELVEGIENMQLLFGLDQTANMSKTSPPLGNINTQAIASDVSTGTDVAAAAQWRRVGQVQVGLLARSPTPSTAEKPANALRNSSVLGVSFAPPTQADGRLRLTYESTIALRNRLFGN
- the pilV gene encoding type IV pilus modification protein PilV, with translation MIQRRPCTSRSRSDGFSLLEVLITIIVLAFGLLGFALLQTANVRFVQSANYRTQATNLAYDLLDQMRSNRFQSAWYTDATFSANTVTTASCSRPLGNNLTITGNINRWKCQVVQSLGEGASATVLNTNGQVTVGISWGDQRWDASNPDARTTFTLVSQL
- a CDS encoding GspH/FimT family pseudopilin, translating into MSFRRSAGFTLVELMITIVVLAILLTIAFPSFRGVIRSNRVASSANETLGLLSLARSEAIRNRRGGGVCGSASGTACDNNWGSGMLAWADTDGDGAFKSGDTVLRFVSIDRSLTNSGPSGTAIAFDGRGRRVASTNQQITLQPTVCDGQALRRTLAVNGAGQITSQKGACQ
- the ppnN gene encoding nucleotide 5'-monophosphate nucleosidase PpnN, with protein sequence MELSSTAARALPVVDARIYPRGGLDVLSKAEVARLRDASSGGMHELLRRCALAVLTSGSASDDPRAARDLYPDFDIQVNQQDRGIRIDLINAPAMAFVDGEIIRGVAELLFAVVRDLAYMAIELEAQRGDLDTSEGITNAVFGQLRNARILQPSDPNLVVCWGGHSISRDEYLYTKQVGYELGLRGLDICTGCGPGAMKGPMKGATIAHAKQRKHSTRYIGVTEPGIIAAESPNPIVNHLVIMPDIEKRLEAFVRIGHGILVFPGGVGTAEEILYLLGILLREENASLPFPLILTGPTIAAPYFEQIDRFIRLTLGDAAASRYEIIVGDPVAVARRMAEGIHEVRAHRKDQKDSYYFNWSVHIPLEYQQPFVPSHEAMAALDLHHGRPAPALAADLRRAFSGIVAGNVKEDGMRRIEEFGPFEIHGDPDIMQALDELLRGFVDQRRMKISGDYRPCYRVVT
- a CDS encoding pilus assembly PilX family protein, whose translation is MNASSRLRPMPARPRGAVLYVALIMLILLALIGIAGMQVAGMQEKMASNYLATNIAFQNAEGVTRRSERAIEAIANRTDAPTGAPLVDTDIQQNCDAAFDPVAWGRSKATAMKEAVNVRRIDSCIIGGGSLAMGEPLDPVTPVYQITTFANDAATDASSSASIDTIFKL
- a CDS encoding TonB-dependent receptor, whose amino-acid sequence is MTHPRCLRMSKLTLGLVAALAAAPVFAQSTSAGVAGLVTSSGGQPVPNAEVTITHVESGTVSRTTTDASGRYNARGLRVGGPYTITITKSGEGTKTEEGVYLNLNQVNSVDASLGGDVTTLGAVQAIGGDYGSALFSANKMGTGTNVTREQIESLPSINRNLQDYVRLDPRVAQTDKARNEISVGGQNPRFNLIRVDGISTNDAFGLESNGLPTPRQPFSMDVIDEISVDVANYDVTITGATGGVINAVTKSGTNEFHGSVYGTYRENDWSGKNQNDIRPQLFDNEATYGLTLGGPVIKDKLFFFANYEKYKGKGVFTGASGYGPTGSGASNIVPISQAQVDQIIDISRNTYGFDPGTLALPALDSESEEKGFKLDWNISDKHRASLRYGESEQSTANLNGFGNQALSLNSFHYVRDFSLKTYTAQLFSDWTDTFSTEAKVSYRDYSAVRTAASQLPAIAVRIGNNTVNLGTEQSTQANELRTETWNAFFAGTLFLNDHTVKFGFDYEDNDLFNLFGQRVFGSYTFNSIADYAANRPLNYRYSRSNSGNIDDIAADWGMRNVGVFLQDTWAVNNNLTLTFGVRYDEPMVKNSPAYNATASTLFGFRNDQTIDGNGLFEPRFGFNYTFDSDRPTQLRGGVGLFQGAAATVWLSNPYSNTGLAYTDYNFSSQALVNANGIRFTPDINNQPTGNGSVNGATQSVDFVDSKLGQPSVWKANLAFDTELPWYGIVASAEAVVTKVNEAIYYQQLNLGNTSRVGQDGRNLYWNTAGLNPACWLDDGRNPTGAGAPAACVRGTASVVDARGSRDPRFNDAIIARPTDKGGSESFTVGLNKPFNGGDWSWGLYYTYTDADEVSGLTSSTSGSQLGNNAVFQANENVASTAAYEVKNSILGTLNWKHAFFGDYETKLGLIYQGRNGRPYSYAFDNDANGDGRLNDLLYIPAGRGDVLFGTAREEQAFWNYIEGNEYLAARRGQVAERNGARNSWINQFDLHIEQEIPGFFKDNKASVWLDVMNVGNLLNKKWGRVEEYGFPGMRGVVEYGGVDAATGKYVYRFNTPDQSTVYDDRGISRWALQLGFRYQF